Proteins co-encoded in one Acidobacteriota bacterium genomic window:
- a CDS encoding Tn3 family transposase — translation MNQLAQFPLPEQPAVRHTRVGFETIPANLSRTELFRYFTFPEPDRHEITQCRGTSNKIGFALLLGALRLTGRFLQDFELVPHSLVAHICEQLRLETPLILTYPQRQPTRFEHVERLKTYLGLRSFKLTDNESVAHYVRQRVRAGARLHELLAAVEERLRAQKIVLPGVTVLERLIGRARVEAEDELFSELNARVAEATRVKVLALLKVRAGEKITPFQQLQQAAGRPSPQTFNREVDALSQVRDLLPDELNLHDLDEQLIERLAQMVSGLPTQALVQYQAAKRVGLLLLWLWRLRTRLIDSALTISADLIGGVLRRAKNAATKTQLQQHKRLAPVLSMCGAVVEMLLDEAIADAQLRGTVFEKFSRAQLAALPTECRTLARPTGQLYFQEVRQRYGYLRQFAPRLLEAFTIKAAAASEPLLKAVEYLRDRNEAGQRSLGSDAPLDFVPPAWVPYVCPAEGEVERQMWEICLLEQMRVALKGGNLHVPHSRAFQPLEQYLIERQAWAREKAALVEEHQLPLDFQTHWTKVTALHQEQLRQLNDGFASNDALKIEAQQFHLTRPEQLVVSPTAKELRAQIRKQLQRRQLSDLLLETHGWTGFLKSFTRLTTGRPITEADNGAQIALLACLLAEGCNIGLRDMAVNNPGLNFDVMDEVKASYVREETLAQATATLVNFQLQQPLAETWGQGESSSSDARVYGVPVRALNATFNPKYFAAAGRGISVYTHIADTWMPFYTQIITCNVRQAPYVLDGLLYHGTQLQPREHYTDTHGYTDLIFGVTHLLGVRFAPRIKDLPEQRLWRLPEDEAYPHLAAALADKLNVNLMRDTWDEIVRLMASIRSGKVRASLIIGKLAAASKKNRLFRGLQEFGRLIKTAYLAEYLHSEELRRRVLLGLNKGESLNALARKLFYGGQGEMRDRTYEDQLNAASSLNLLLAVIVAWNTVHIQACVRRLKADGHPVEEGDLKHLSPLLREHIGIYGQYTFDLLIPLDFVGKLGH, via the coding sequence ATGAACCAGCTTGCCCAGTTCCCGCTCCCAGAACAACCGGCCGTGCGGCATACGCGCGTGGGTTTTGAAACGATCCCGGCGAATTTGTCGCGCACAGAATTGTTTCGTTACTTCACCTTCCCGGAACCGGATCGGCACGAGATTACGCAATGTCGCGGCACGAGCAACAAGATCGGCTTTGCGCTGTTGCTGGGCGCGCTCCGTTTGACAGGGCGTTTCCTGCAAGACTTCGAATTGGTACCACACAGCCTGGTGGCGCATATTTGTGAGCAGTTGCGCCTGGAAACACCGCTCATTCTGACGTATCCGCAACGGCAGCCGACGCGCTTTGAACACGTCGAGCGCCTCAAAACCTATCTGGGTTTACGTTCCTTCAAGCTCACGGACAACGAGAGCGTCGCCCATTATGTGCGGCAACGTGTGCGGGCCGGAGCGCGCTTGCACGAGTTGCTGGCGGCAGTCGAGGAGAGGCTCCGTGCACAAAAGATCGTGCTGCCGGGCGTCACGGTGTTGGAGCGTTTGATTGGCCGCGCCCGGGTGGAAGCGGAAGACGAGTTGTTCAGCGAACTCAACGCGCGGGTAGCTGAAGCTACCAGAGTGAAGGTACTGGCTTTGTTGAAAGTGCGGGCGGGCGAGAAGATCACACCGTTTCAACAATTGCAGCAAGCAGCGGGGCGGCCTTCGCCGCAGACCTTTAACCGTGAAGTGGATGCGTTAAGTCAGGTGCGCGACCTCCTGCCGGATGAACTCAACCTGCACGATTTGGACGAACAACTCATTGAGCGGCTCGCGCAGATGGTGAGTGGCTTACCGACGCAGGCGCTGGTGCAGTATCAGGCAGCCAAGCGGGTCGGATTGCTCCTGTTGTGGCTGTGGCGCTTGCGCACACGCTTGATTGATTCGGCCTTGACCATCAGCGCGGATTTGATCGGCGGCGTGTTACGGCGCGCCAAGAACGCTGCCACGAAAACACAGTTGCAACAGCATAAGCGCCTTGCACCGGTGTTGAGTATGTGCGGCGCGGTCGTGGAAATGCTGCTCGATGAAGCCATCGCCGACGCACAACTGCGCGGCACGGTCTTTGAAAAATTCTCACGGGCACAACTCGCCGCACTGCCGACGGAGTGTCGCACGCTCGCGCGCCCAACCGGGCAGTTATATTTTCAGGAAGTACGCCAGCGTTACGGCTACCTACGCCAGTTTGCGCCGCGTCTGTTAGAAGCTTTTACCATCAAGGCCGCCGCGGCGAGTGAGCCGCTACTCAAGGCCGTCGAGTATCTGCGCGACCGCAACGAAGCAGGACAACGCAGCTTGGGCAGCGATGCGCCGCTGGATTTCGTGCCGCCTGCCTGGGTGCCTTATGTCTGTCCAGCGGAAGGCGAAGTGGAGCGGCAAATGTGGGAGATTTGTTTGTTGGAGCAAATGCGCGTGGCGCTCAAGGGGGGCAACTTACATGTGCCGCATTCACGCGCTTTTCAACCACTGGAGCAGTATCTGATCGAGCGGCAGGCGTGGGCACGCGAAAAAGCGGCGTTGGTGGAAGAGCATCAACTGCCGCTCGACTTTCAGACGCACTGGACGAAAGTGACAGCCTTACACCAAGAGCAATTGCGGCAATTGAACGATGGCTTTGCCAGCAACGACGCGCTGAAAATTGAAGCGCAGCAATTTCATCTGACACGCCCCGAACAACTCGTGGTGTCGCCGACAGCGAAAGAGTTGCGCGCGCAAATACGGAAACAATTGCAGCGCCGCCAACTCAGCGACCTATTATTGGAAACGCACGGCTGGACGGGCTTTCTGAAATCCTTCACGCGGCTGACCACCGGGCGTCCGATTACGGAAGCCGACAACGGCGCGCAAATCGCGTTGCTGGCCTGCTTGCTGGCCGAAGGTTGCAATATCGGCTTGCGCGATATGGCGGTGAACAATCCGGGCTTGAATTTTGATGTGATGGATGAAGTCAAAGCGAGCTACGTGCGCGAAGAAACGCTAGCCCAGGCGACCGCGACGCTGGTCAACTTTCAATTGCAGCAGCCGTTGGCCGAGACTTGGGGACAAGGCGAATCCTCCAGTTCCGACGCCCGCGTTTATGGCGTGCCGGTGCGGGCCTTGAACGCGACGTTCAATCCGAAATACTTCGCCGCCGCCGGGCGCGGCATCAGCGTCTACACGCATATCGCCGATACGTGGATGCCGTTTTACACGCAGATCATCACCTGCAACGTGCGGCAAGCCCCGTATGTACTGGACGGCTTGCTCTATCACGGCACACAACTGCAACCGCGCGAGCATTACACCGACACGCACGGCTATACGGATTTGATCTTTGGCGTCACGCACTTGCTGGGCGTGCGGTTTGCGCCACGCATCAAAGACCTGCCTGAACAGCGCTTGTGGCGACTACCTGAGGATGAGGCTTATCCCCATCTTGCAGCGGCGCTGGCGGACAAACTCAACGTCAACCTGATGCGTGACACCTGGGATGAGATCGTGCGGCTGATGGCCTCAATTCGCAGCGGCAAAGTGCGCGCCTCGCTGATCATCGGCAAGCTCGCGGCGGCGAGCAAAAAGAATCGCCTGTTTCGCGGTTTGCAGGAATTCGGGCGCTTGATCAAGACCGCGTATCTGGCTGAATACTTGCACAGCGAAGAGCTGCGTCGCCGCGTGCTGCTTGGTCTCAATAAAGGCGAAAGCCTGAATGCCCTGGCGCGCAAGCTGTTTTACGGCGGACAAGGTGAAATGAGAGATCGCACCTATGAAGACCAACTCAACGCGGCTTCGTCCTTGAATTTACTACTGGCGGTTATCGTGGCTTGGAACACCGTTCATATTCAAGCCTGCGTGCGCCGCCTAAAAGCGGATGGGCATCCAGTTGAAGAAGGCGACCTGAAACACCTGTCGCCCTTGCTGCGCGAACACATCGGTATTTACGGGCAATATACCTTTGATTTGCTGATCCCACTGGATTTTGTGGGTAAGCTCGGTCATTGA
- a CDS encoding AAA family ATPase produces the protein MALVKLAAHDLRQITTVAQMAQMDETLDLLPTERFPIIYPKNKTLQRHANVVLLRVEEIVALAQDYLLRHTPNGQHKALLELQRKLQSFQQAIALIPTPTGPEFQQVAAQWQAIVNAAEVELRPRLPFENPFIAGNPLLEHEANLFKGRRDLVVKLEEAIFGQRPSLLLYGRRRTGKTSTLLNLPRLMSSQFVPVFIDCQNARWNDSDAMFCYHLTRALNDELVKRKLAEGLVQPSKNEFEQHAFTRLDEFLDELEAHSHRIGKQILLTFDEYERLEEGIGDGKLTRAVLNQIRAIVQHRERLIVLFSGSHRFEELQTVNWSDYLINVQTLYLSFLTRDEARELIEHPAPEFALGYAPGVVDRVLDLTHGQPYLVQALGSELVNLINREKRKEATRADLDVAIERVLGMADAYFENNWRDCNEQEQVVLRELVTQQVGGLPAVERQRALLGLSRKELVEQRGGQWQFTVELFGLWVKREKTAAVMALSMA, from the coding sequence ATGGCGCTGGTCAAACTTGCGGCGCATGACCTTCGGCAAATCACGACAGTCGCGCAAATGGCCCAGATGGACGAAACATTAGATTTGCTACCGACTGAAAGATTTCCCATTATTTATCCCAAAAATAAAACCTTACAACGCCACGCGAATGTAGTTCTATTGCGGGTTGAGGAGATTGTCGCGCTCGCGCAAGATTACCTGCTGCGCCACACGCCCAATGGACAACACAAAGCCTTGCTCGAACTGCAACGCAAACTGCAATCCTTCCAACAGGCGATAGCGCTGATACCCACGCCCACCGGCCCCGAATTCCAGCAAGTCGCTGCGCAATGGCAGGCGATAGTCAATGCCGCCGAAGTTGAATTGCGCCCACGGCTGCCCTTCGAGAATCCGTTCATCGCGGGCAATCCGTTGCTAGAACACGAAGCGAATTTGTTCAAAGGCCGCCGCGATCTGGTCGTTAAACTCGAAGAAGCCATCTTCGGCCAACGCCCATCCCTGCTACTTTACGGTCGCCGCCGCACCGGCAAAACCTCTACGCTACTCAACCTGCCGCGCCTGATGAGCAGCCAGTTTGTGCCTGTCTTCATTGATTGCCAGAACGCGCGCTGGAACGACAGCGATGCGATGTTTTGTTACCACCTGACGCGCGCGCTCAACGACGAACTGGTCAAACGCAAGTTGGCCGAAGGGCTGGTGCAACCAAGTAAGAACGAGTTCGAGCAGCACGCCTTCACCCGGTTGGATGAATTTCTGGATGAACTGGAGGCGCATTCGCACCGCATCGGCAAACAGATTCTGCTGACTTTTGACGAATACGAGCGGCTGGAAGAGGGCATCGGCGACGGCAAGCTGACGCGCGCCGTGCTCAACCAAATTCGCGCTATCGTCCAGCACCGCGAACGCTTGATCGTGCTCTTTTCGGGCAGCCATCGCTTCGAGGAATTGCAGACCGTGAACTGGTCGGATTACCTCATCAACGTCCAGACGCTTTACTTGAGCTTCCTGACGCGCGACGAAGCCCGCGAGTTGATCGAACACCCGGCGCCCGAATTCGCGCTTGGTTATGCGCCGGGCGTGGTTGATCGCGTGCTCGACCTGACGCACGGTCAGCCTTATTTAGTGCAGGCGCTCGGCTCTGAATTGGTCAATCTCATCAATCGAGAGAAGCGCAAAGAGGCTACGCGGGCTGATTTGGACGTGGCGATTGAGCGGGTGTTGGGAATGGCTGATGCTTACTTTGAAAACAACTGGCGCGATTGCAACGAACAGGAGCAGGTGGTCTTGCGCGAGTTGGTGACGCAACAGGTAGGCGGTTTGCCTGCGGTAGAAAGGCAACGCGCTCTATTGGGTTTGAGTCGCAAGGAGCTTGTCGAGCAACGCGGCGGGCAATGGCAATTCACCGTCGAATTATTCGGCCTGTGGGTAAAGCGGGAAAAGACCGCAGCGGTAATGGCCTTATCAATGGCTTGA